In Scomber japonicus isolate fScoJap1 chromosome 7, fScoJap1.pri, whole genome shotgun sequence, one genomic interval encodes:
- the LOC128362372 gene encoding NLR family CARD domain-containing protein 3-like, producing the protein MKSDQSKDDFIYFKEQRPAATRRKLDQPEPSCVSMNSDWSMEHPITFKDGRHSDDHRVDQESSEVPSGQSAQQHQTHLDSIFMLLEENIVTFVKNELKKIQKLLSPDYPECLESQSEDEEVLDGEEEEQRRSNREAFLKITVHFLRRMKQEELAERLQSRTPAGRCQRKLKSNLEKKFQCLFEGIAKAGNPTLLNQIYTPLYITEGGTAEVNDEHEVRQIETASRKPDRPETTIRQEDFFKASPGRDEPIRTVMTKGVAGIGKTVLTQKFTLDWAEDKANQDIHFTFPFTFRELNVLKEKKYSLVELVHHFFTETKEAGICRFEEFQVVFIFDGLDECRLPLDFHNNKNLTDVTESTSVDVLLTNLIRGKLLPSARLWITTRPAAANQIPPWCVDMVTEVRGFTDPQKEEYFRKRFRDEEQASTIISHIKTSRSLHIMCHIPVFCWITATVLEDVLKRREGGELPKTLTEMYIHFLVIQSKLKNIKYDGGAETDPHWSPESRKMIESLGKLAFEQLQKGNLIFYESDLTECGFDIRAASVCSGVFTQVFKEEKGLYQDKVFCFVHLSVQEFLAALHVHLTFIKSGVNLLAEEQTTSQKHLYQSAVDEALKSPNGHLDLFLRFLLGLSLQTNQTLLRGLLTQTGSRSQTNQETVEYIKEKLSENLSAERSINLFHCLNELNDRSLVEEIQQSLRSGSLSTDKLSPAQWSALVFILLSSEKDLDVFDLKKYSASEEALLRLLPVVKTSKTVLLSGCNLSERSCAALSSVFSSQSSSLRDLDLSNNNLQDSGVKQLSAGLESPHCGLETLGLTDCNLSERSCAALSSVLRSQSSSLRDLDLSNNNLQDSGVKQLSAGLESPHCSLKTLSLQPAGVRWLTPGLRKYACELELDPNTMSRNLKLSDNNRKVTHVEEDQSYPDHPDRFDFCLQLLSRNVLTGRCYWEVEWRGDVSISVSYRRISRKGRSYDCRFGRNDQSWRLECSDDGGYYVSHNNSRTPISSSSSSSSSSSSSSSSSFSSSSSSVSNRVAVYVDCPAGTLSFYRVSSDTLIHLHTFNTTFTEPLYAGFGVWSVSGSVSLCGL; encoded by the exons atgaagagtgatcaGTCAAAGGatgacttcatttattttaaagaacaaCGTCCGGCTGCAACAAG GAGGAAGCTGGAccaacctgaacccagctgtgtgtctatgaacaGTGATTGGTCTATGGAGCATCCTATTACCTTCAAAGATGGACGCCACTCTGATGATCACAG agtggaccaggagagctcagaggttcccagtggtcagtctgcccagcagcatcaaacacacctggactccatatttatg ctgctggaggagaacatcgtcacttttgtgaagaacgagctgaagaagattcAGAAGCttctgagtccagattacccagaatgcttagagagtcagagtgaggatgaggaagtgttggacggtgaggaggaagagcagaggaggagcaacagagaggcatttctgaagatcacagtgcacttcctgaggagaatgaagcaggaggagctggctgagcgtctgcagagca gaactccTGCTGGCAGGTGTcaacgtaaactcaagtctaacctggagaagaagttccagtgtctgtttgaggggatcgctaaagcaggaaacccaacccttctgaatcagatctacacaccgctctacatcacagagggagggactgcagaggtcaatgatgaacatgaggtcagacagattgaaacagcatccaggaaaccagacagaccagaaacaacaatcagacaagaagacttctttaaagcctcacctggaagagatgaaccaatcagaacagtgatgacaaagggagtggctggcattgggaaaacagtcttaacacagaagttcactctggactgggctgaagacaaagccaaccaggacatacacttcacatttccattcactttcagagagctgaatgtgctgaaagagaaaaagtacagcttggtggaacttgttcatcacttctttactgaaaccaaagaagcaggaatctgcaggtttgaagagttccaggttgtgttcatctttgacggtctggatgagtgtcgacttcctctggacttccacaacaataagaacctgactgatgttacagagtccacctcagtggatgtgctgctgacaaacctcatcagggggaaactgcttccctctgctcgcctctggataaccacacgacctgcagcagccaatcagatccctccttggtgtgttgacatggtgacagaggtcagaggtttcactgacccacagaaggaggagtacttcaggaagagattcagagatgaggagcaggccagcaccatcatctcccacatcaagacatcacgaagcctccacatcatgtgccacatcccagtcttctgctggatcactgctacagttctggaggatgtgttgaaaaggagagagggaggagagctgcccaagaccctgactgagatgtacatccacttcctggtgattcagtccaaactgaagaacatcaagtatgatggaggagctgagacagatccacactggagtccagagagcaggaagatgattgagtctctgggaaaactggcttttgagcagctgcagaaaggcaacctgatcttctatgaatcagacctgacagagtgtggcttcgatatcagagcagcctcagtgtgctcaggagtgttcacacaggtctttaaagaggagaaaggactgtaccaggacaaggtgttctgcttcgtccatctgagtgttcaggagtttctggctgctcttcatgtccatctgacattcatcaagtctggagtcaatctgctggcagaagaacaaacaacatcccagaAACAtctctaccagagtgctgtggacgaggccttaaagagtccaaatggacacctggacttgttcctccgcttcctcctgggtctttcactgcagaccaatcagactctcctacgaggtctgctgacacagacaggaagtcgctcacagaccaatcaggaaacagtcgagtacatcaagGAGAAGCTGAGTGAGAAtttgtctgcagagagaagcatcaatctgttccactgtctgaatgaacttaatgatcgttctctagtggaggagatccaacagtccctgagatcaggaagtctctccacagataaactgtctcctgctcagtggtcagctctggtcttcatcttactgtcatcagaaaaagatctggacgtgtttgacctgaagaaatactctgcttcagaggaggctcttctgaggctgctgccagtggtcaaaacCTCCAAAACAGTTCT gctgagtggctgtaacctgtcagagagaagctgtgcagctctgtcctcagttttcagctcccagtcctctagtctgagagatctggacctgagtaacaacaacctgcaggattcaggagtgaagcagctttctgctggactggagagtccacactgtgggcTGGAAACTCTCGG actgactgactgtaacctctcagagagaagctgtgcagctctgtcctcagttctcaggtcccagtcctctagtctgagagatctggacctgagtaacaacaacctgcaggattcaggagtgaagcagctttctgctggactggagagtccacactgttcACTAAAGACTCTCAG cctgcagcctgctggagtccgatggttgacaccaggtctgaggaagt atgcctgtgaactggaactggatccaaacacaatgagcagaaacctcaaactgtctgataacaacaggaaggtgacacatgtggaggaggatcagtcatatcctgatcatccagacagatttgacttcTGTCTTCAGCTGCTgagtagaaatgttctgactggtcgctgttactgggaggtcgagtggagaggagacgtttctatatcagtgagttacagaagaatcagcaggaaaggacgCAGTTATGACTGTAGGTTTGGAAggaacgatcagtcctggagacTGGAGTGCTCTGATGATGGTGGTTACTATGTCAGTCACAATAACAGCAGaacacccatctcctcctcctcctcctcctcctcctcctcctcctcctcctcctcctcctccttctcctcctcctcctcctctgtctctaacagagtagcagtgtatgtggactgtcctgctggcactctgtccttctacagagtctcctctgacacactgatccacctccacaccttcaacaccacattcactgaacctctgtatgctgggtttggagTCTGGTCTGTTTCtggttcagtgtctctgtgtggtttgtag